The proteins below come from a single Thunnus thynnus chromosome 10, fThuThy2.1, whole genome shotgun sequence genomic window:
- the cdc42l gene encoding cell division cycle 42, like, translating to MQTIKCVVVGDGAVGKTCLLISYTTNKFPSEYVPTVFDNYAVTVMIGGEPYTLGLFDTAGQEDYDRLRPLSYPQTDVFLVCFSVVSPSSFENVKEKWVPEISHHCPRTPFLLVGTQMDLREDSNTIEKLAKNKQRPLYPESGEKLARELKAVKYVECSALTQRGLKNVFDEAILAALEPPETKTKRKCVLL from the exons GGACGGTGCTGTAGGAAAGACCTGCTTACTGATCTCCTACACAACCAACAAGTTCCCCTCAGAATATGTGCCTACG GTTTTTGACAATTATGCGGTGACGGTGATGATTGGGGGGGAGCCCTATACACTCGGCCTTTTTGACACAGCAG GTCAGGAGGATTATGACAGGCTGCGTCCTCTCAGCTATCCACAGACCGATGTGTTCCTCGTATGTTTCTCTGTCGTCTCCCCCTcatcatttgaaaatgtcaaagagAAG TGGGTTCCTGAGATTTCTCACCACTGCCCACGCACACCCTTTCTGTTAGTGGGCACACAGATGGACCTGCGGGAAGACAGCAACACGATTGAGAAGCTGGCAAAGAACAAACAGCGCCCTCTTTATCCTGAGAGCGGAGAGAAACTGGCCCGCGAGCTCAAGGCTGTCAAATACGTGGAGTGCTCTGCTCTCACACAG CGAGGGCTTAAGAATGTGTTCGACGAGGCCATCCTGGCAGCCTTGGAGCCTCCTGAGACCAAAACCAAGAGAAAGTGCGTTCTGCTATAG
- the wnt4b gene encoding wingless-type MMTV integration site family, member 4b, whose translation MPTVSTVNLTAPLLLLLLWATHPTMATNWLSLARLPRSRPVSGAAPCARLRGLTPGQVGVCRARGEVMESVRKAAEMVIEECQHQFRNRRWNCSTTPRGINVFGRVMNQGTREAAFVHALSSAAVAVAVTRACTRGELERCGCDRKVRGVSPEGFQWSGCSDNLSYGVAFSQTFVDEPERAKGLSAGRPLMNLHNNEAGRKAILHNMQVECKCHGVSGSCELRTCWKVMPPFRRVGAVLKERFDGATEVRLTRIGSRTALLPRDPQVKPPAARDLVYLAPSPDFCHLDPDNGIPGTAGRRCNGTSRLAPDGCELVCCGPGYRAGRAEVVQRCSCKFSWCCSVRCQQCKNTVTIHTCRV comes from the exons aTGCCAACTGTCTCCACTGTCAATCTCACAGCAccactcctcctcctgttgCTATGGGCAACCCACCCCACCATGGCAACCAACTGGCT CTCCCTGGCGAGGCTACCTCGCTCCAGGCCTGTGTCCGGTGCTGCCCCATGTGCGCGGCTGAGGGGGCTGACCCCAGGACAGGTGGGGGTGTGCAGGGCGCGGGGGGAGGTCATGGAGTCCGTACGCAAGGCTGCCGAGATGGTCATAGAAGAG TGCCAGCACCAGTTCAGGAATCGCCGCTGGAACTGTTCCACCACCCCACGTGGGATCAATGTATTCGGCAGAGTCATGAACCAAG gcACTCGTGAGGCGGCCTTTGTGCATGCTTTGTCCTCAGCAGCCGTGGCAGTGGCTGTGACCCGAGCCTGCACCCGCGGGGAGCTGGAGAGGTGTGGCTGTGACAGGAAGGTCAGGGGGGTCAGCCCCGAGG GTTTCCAGTGGTCAGGGTGCAGTGACAACCTGTCCTATGGTGTGGCTTTCTCCCAAACATTTGTGGATGAACCAGAACGAGCCAAAGGGCTGTCAGCAGGGCGACCGCTTATGAATCTCCACAACAACGAGGCTGGACGGAAG GCTATCCTTCACAACATGCAGGTGGAGTGTAAGTGTCATGGCGTCTCTGGCTCCTGTGAATTGAGGACTTGCTGGAAGGTCATGCCTCCATTCAGGCGCGTTGGCGCTGTGCTCAAGGAACGCTTTGACGGAGCAACAGAG GTCCGCCTGACTCGTATAGGATCCAGGACAGCCCTGCTACCCCGTGACCCCCAAGTCAAACCCCCTGCTGCCAGAGACCTTGTGTACCTTGCGCCCTCCCCAGATTTCTGTCATCTCGACCCTGACAACGGTATCCCTGGGACTGCTGGTAGGAGATGTAATG GAACCTCTCGGCTGGCACCAGATGGCTGTGAGCTGGTGTGCTGCGGGCCGGGGTACAGAGCGGGCCGAGCTGAGGTGGTGCAGCGCTGCTCCTGCAAGTTTTCCTGGTGCTGCTCGGTCCGCTGCCAGCAGTGCAAGAACACAGTCACTATTCACACCTGCAGAGTGTAA